The following proteins come from a genomic window of Populus alba chromosome 12, ASM523922v2, whole genome shotgun sequence:
- the LOC140956225 gene encoding uncharacterized protein, giving the protein MTTENTQRLISKLTKDNYDNWCIRLKAFLGSQECIEIVEYGYDEPESKEAKDSLQEAQKQVLRANRKKDNKVRTIIYQGLDEATFEIIASAETSKEIWKAL; this is encoded by the coding sequence atgactacagaaaaTACACAAAGACTCATCTCGAAGTtaaccaaagacaactatgataattGGTGTATCAGATTGAAAGCATTTCTTGGTTCACAAGAGTGTATAGAGATTGTGGAATATGGTTACGATGAACCGGAGTCCAAAGAAGCAAAAGATTCATTACAGGAGGCACAAAAACAAGTCCTGAGAgccaatagaaagaaagacaacaaagtaAGGACCATCATttatcaaggtcttgatgaagccACATttgagatcatagcttccgcagaaacatcaaaagaaatatGGAAGGCTctctaa
- the LOC118031190 gene encoding protein ROOT HAIR DEFECTIVE 3 homolog 2-like isoform X1, whose protein sequence is MKMEQGTQLIDGNGKFNVDGLKDFMTATEFAQSGLSYAIVAIIGSQSSGKSTLMNQTFHTNFEEMDAYNGRGQTTKGIWIAKCSDIDPFTIAMDFEGTDSNQRGEDDTAFEKQSTLFALAIADVVLINMWYKDIGLEHAASRPLLKTVFQVMKRLFKPRKKTLLFVLRDHSKTPLACLKTALLEDIEKIWAAVAEPETLCSAPLREFFNVEITALPHYEYQDEKFKEQVARLRQRFVHSIYPGGLVGDREEVEPASGFPLRAEEIWKIIKDNRDLDLPAVKVMVATVRCEEIAGEKLKCFTFDEDWLKMKKTVQDCPVSGFGGAVSSILETYLSEYDREVVYFDQEVRNAKRRLLLSNALMVVRDAYDTMLMHLYSNTVNRFKTSLEQSQSEGQQYVAAIHFYSQSCMREFDQGCEDAAIQQSEWNGSKFREKLICDMLSEMMAKYKKRITRALAKRVESLLEAGERDTWASIRNLFECNTEAAVSEFSDAVVSFNLNSSEIDTKSQHLREHARNLLEMKAREAAAAGRVLRRMKYRFSHVLGDYENSMSWYNWTEEKNLDEVERNALSESLRILSIMAAMRFDEMPDQIEKVLYSSLMDRAVPDPSLPNTFMGASDTWEEVSPKATTLLKPEDCKSLWMNFIEKIKPMMTRARSRQDGRRRTRRYAAAAAGGAAAAAAAGVGAAVVGPAAVVDAGIVIFMRAMRL, encoded by the exons ATGAAAATGGAGCAAGGCACGCAGCTGATTGATGGAAATGGCAAGTTCAACGTGGATGGACTCAAAGACTTCATGACAGCCACCGAGTTCGCTCAGTCCGGTCTCTCCTATGCTATTGTTGCCATCATTGGCTCACAGAGTAGCG GGAAAAGCACCCTAATGAATCAGACCTTCCATACCAATTTCGAGGAGATGGACGCATACAATGGaag AGGTCAAACAACAAAGGGCATTTGGATTGCAAAGTGTAGTGATATTGACCCTTTTACGATTGCCATGGATTTCGAGGGAACCGACAGCAATCAAAGAGGCGAG GATGACACGGCGTTTGAGAAACAAAGCACCCTATTTGCCTTGGCAATCGCTGACGTTGTTTTGATAAAcat GTGGTACAAAGACATTGGTCTGGAACATGCAGCCAGCAGACCCCTTTTAAAAACAGTTTTCCAG GTCATGAAGCGTTTATTCAAGCCCCGCAAAAAAACACTACTGTTTGTTCTACGTGATCACTCAAAG ACTCCACTTGCATGTTTAAAGACTGCTCTCTTAGAAGATATTGAGAAG ATTTGGGCCGCAGTTGCTGAGCCTGAGACTCTCTGTAGCGCTCCTCTCAGAGagttttttaat GTGGAGATCACTGCTTTGCCTCACTATGAATACCAAGACGAGAAATTTAAAGAGCAG GTTGCTCGACTGAGGCAGCGGTTTGTCCATTCCATTTATCCAGGTGGTCTTGTTGGTGACAGGGAGGAAGTTGAACCTGCTTCAGGATTTCCTCTTCGTGCAGAAGAGatttggaaaataataaaagacaaCAGGGATTTAGATCTACCTGCTGTCAAG GTCATGGTTGCCACTGTTCGATGTGAAGAGATTGCTGGTGAGAAGCTCAAATGCTTTACATTCGATGAG GACTggttgaaaatgaagaaaactgTTCAAGATTGTCCAGTATCAGGGTTTGGAGGAGCTGTCAGTTCTATTTTGGAAACCTATCTTTCAGA ATATGACAGGGAGGTAGTCTATTTTGATCAAGAAGTACGAAATGCAAAACGGCGACTATTGCTGTCAAATGCATTGATG GTGGTACGCGATGCCTATGATACCATGTTGATGCATTTGTATTCGAACACAGTTAATAGGTTTAAAACTAGCCTGGAACAGTCACAGAGTGAAGGACAACAATATGTTGCTGCAATTCATTTCTATTCCCAATCGTGCATGCGCGAGTTTGATCAAGGATGTGAAG ATGCTGCCATTCAACAGAGTGAGTGGAATGGTTCAAAATTCCGCGAAAAACTTATTTGTGATATGTTGTCAGAAATGATGGCAAAGTACAAG AAACGAATAACTCGTGCGCTTGCCAAAAGAGTAGAATCCTTATTGGAAGCTGGTGAAAGAGATACATGGGCATCAATAAGAAATCTTTTTGAGTGCAACACCGAGGCTGCTGTATCGGAGTTTTCAGATGCTGTTGTTAGTTTCAATTTGAACAGTTCGGAAATCGACACTAAATCGCAACATTTGAGGGAGCATGCCAGAAATTTATTGGAGATGAAGGCAAGAGAAGCAGCAGCTGCAGGGAGAGTTCTGAGGCGCATGAAGTATAG GTTTTCACATGTCCTCGGTGATTATGAAAATTCAATGTCATGGTATAATTGGACTGAGGAAAAAAACCTTGATGAAGTTGAAAGGAACGCGCTCTCAGAG TCTTTGAGAATACTATCAATCATGGCGGCCATGCGCTTCGATGAAATGCCTGATCAGATTGAGAAGGTACTTTATTCCTCTCTTATGGATAGAGCTGTTCCTGATCCATCTCTGCCAAATACGTTCATGGGAGCCTCAGACACATGGGAAGAG GTTTCTCCAAAAGCTACCACTCTACTTAAACCAGAGGACTGCAAATCATTGTGGATGAATTTCATAGAAAAGATAAAGCCCATGATGACCAGAGCTAGATCCCGCCAG GATGGTCGCAGGAGAACTCGAAGgtatgctgctgctgctgctggtggtgCGGCTGCTGCTGCGGCTGCGGGGGTGGGGGCTGCGGTGGTGGGGCCTGCTGCTGTGGTAGATGCAGGGATTGTGATTTTCATGAGAGCGATGAGGCTGTGA
- the LOC118031190 gene encoding protein ROOT HAIR DEFECTIVE 3 homolog 2-like isoform X2, whose product MKMEQGTQLIDGNGKFNVDGLKDFMTATEFAQSGLSYAIVAIIGSQSSGKSTLMNQTFHTNFEEMDAYNGRGQTTKGIWIAKCSDIDPFTIAMDFEGTDSNQRGEDDTAFEKQSTLFALAIADVVLINMWYKDIGLEHAASRPLLKTVFQVMKRLFKPRKKTLLFVLRDHSKTPLACLKTALLEDIEKIWAAVAEPETLCSAPLREFFNVEITALPHYEYQDEKFKEQVARLRQRFVHSIYPGGLVGDREEVEPASGFPLRAEEIWKIIKDNRDLDLPAVKVMVATVRCEEIADAAIQQSEWNGSKFREKLICDMLSEMMAKYKKRITRALAKRVESLLEAGERDTWASIRNLFECNTEAAVSEFSDAVVSFNLNSSEIDTKSQHLREHARNLLEMKAREAAAAGRVLRRMKYRFSHVLGDYENSMSWYNWTEEKNLDEVERNALSESLRILSIMAAMRFDEMPDQIEKVLYSSLMDRAVPDPSLPNTFMGASDTWEEVSPKATTLLKPEDCKSLWMNFIEKIKPMMTRARSRQDGRRRTRRYAAAAAGGAAAAAAAGVGAAVVGPAAVVDAGIVIFMRAMRL is encoded by the exons ATGAAAATGGAGCAAGGCACGCAGCTGATTGATGGAAATGGCAAGTTCAACGTGGATGGACTCAAAGACTTCATGACAGCCACCGAGTTCGCTCAGTCCGGTCTCTCCTATGCTATTGTTGCCATCATTGGCTCACAGAGTAGCG GGAAAAGCACCCTAATGAATCAGACCTTCCATACCAATTTCGAGGAGATGGACGCATACAATGGaag AGGTCAAACAACAAAGGGCATTTGGATTGCAAAGTGTAGTGATATTGACCCTTTTACGATTGCCATGGATTTCGAGGGAACCGACAGCAATCAAAGAGGCGAG GATGACACGGCGTTTGAGAAACAAAGCACCCTATTTGCCTTGGCAATCGCTGACGTTGTTTTGATAAAcat GTGGTACAAAGACATTGGTCTGGAACATGCAGCCAGCAGACCCCTTTTAAAAACAGTTTTCCAG GTCATGAAGCGTTTATTCAAGCCCCGCAAAAAAACACTACTGTTTGTTCTACGTGATCACTCAAAG ACTCCACTTGCATGTTTAAAGACTGCTCTCTTAGAAGATATTGAGAAG ATTTGGGCCGCAGTTGCTGAGCCTGAGACTCTCTGTAGCGCTCCTCTCAGAGagttttttaat GTGGAGATCACTGCTTTGCCTCACTATGAATACCAAGACGAGAAATTTAAAGAGCAG GTTGCTCGACTGAGGCAGCGGTTTGTCCATTCCATTTATCCAGGTGGTCTTGTTGGTGACAGGGAGGAAGTTGAACCTGCTTCAGGATTTCCTCTTCGTGCAGAAGAGatttggaaaataataaaagacaaCAGGGATTTAGATCTACCTGCTGTCAAG GTCATGGTTGCCACTGTTCGATGTGAAGAGATTGCTG ATGCTGCCATTCAACAGAGTGAGTGGAATGGTTCAAAATTCCGCGAAAAACTTATTTGTGATATGTTGTCAGAAATGATGGCAAAGTACAAG AAACGAATAACTCGTGCGCTTGCCAAAAGAGTAGAATCCTTATTGGAAGCTGGTGAAAGAGATACATGGGCATCAATAAGAAATCTTTTTGAGTGCAACACCGAGGCTGCTGTATCGGAGTTTTCAGATGCTGTTGTTAGTTTCAATTTGAACAGTTCGGAAATCGACACTAAATCGCAACATTTGAGGGAGCATGCCAGAAATTTATTGGAGATGAAGGCAAGAGAAGCAGCAGCTGCAGGGAGAGTTCTGAGGCGCATGAAGTATAG GTTTTCACATGTCCTCGGTGATTATGAAAATTCAATGTCATGGTATAATTGGACTGAGGAAAAAAACCTTGATGAAGTTGAAAGGAACGCGCTCTCAGAG TCTTTGAGAATACTATCAATCATGGCGGCCATGCGCTTCGATGAAATGCCTGATCAGATTGAGAAGGTACTTTATTCCTCTCTTATGGATAGAGCTGTTCCTGATCCATCTCTGCCAAATACGTTCATGGGAGCCTCAGACACATGGGAAGAG GTTTCTCCAAAAGCTACCACTCTACTTAAACCAGAGGACTGCAAATCATTGTGGATGAATTTCATAGAAAAGATAAAGCCCATGATGACCAGAGCTAGATCCCGCCAG GATGGTCGCAGGAGAACTCGAAGgtatgctgctgctgctgctggtggtgCGGCTGCTGCTGCGGCTGCGGGGGTGGGGGCTGCGGTGGTGGGGCCTGCTGCTGTGGTAGATGCAGGGATTGTGATTTTCATGAGAGCGATGAGGCTGTGA